The following are from one region of the Pseudorasbora parva isolate DD20220531a chromosome 12, ASM2467924v1, whole genome shotgun sequence genome:
- the hyal2a gene encoding hyaluronidase-2 gives MAHWIQPNWRIWLLFPLALGNLALAEDLKPTIWPLFSQKPLVLVWNAPTEDCRPRHKVHFQLDQFQIVASPNEGFTKQNLTMFYKDRLGLYPYYEHGTAVNGGLPQLASLTHHREKMPEGIKKYIRDPFARGLAVIDWEEWRPLWTRNWDAKDVYKSQSQRLVAQKKPDWTPIQIKKVALQEFEMSSRIFMLETLRLAKSLRPNQLWGFYLFPDCYNHDYRNSLENYTGRCPDVEVARNDQLKWLWNESTALFPSVYMGSVLRSTSFGRQFVRNRVKEGMRLASVGEGLARPVFVYSRPTYNNELELLTEMDLVSTIGESVALGAAGIVFWGDANYASSNASCSSINQFLQGPLGRYLLNVSTAAEHCSRFLCNFHGRCQRRNPDTNTYLHLDPQTHTIVGQGSELQVKGKQLSVEEQRRMSEDFQCQCYSGFQGEKCDLEDPLQQRGDGHALKALWIYLLTPLLLHRLT, from the exons ATGGCGCACTGGATCCAGCCTAATTGGAGAATCTGGTTGTTGTTCCCTCTGGCTCTGGGTAATCTAGCTCTCGCTGAAGATCTGAAGCCCACCATATGGCCTCTTTTCTCTCAGAAGCCGCTGGTTCTCGTCTGGAACGCCCCAACCGAAGACTGCAGGCCTCGCCACAAAGTCCATTTCCAGCTTGATCAGTTTCAGATCGTGGCGTCTCCTAATGAAGGCTTCACCAAGCAGAATCTCACCATGTTTTACAAAGACCGGCTGGGTTTGTATCCATACTATGAGCACGGGACTGCAGTCAATGGCGGGCTTCCACAGCTCGCCAGCCTCACACACCATCGAGAGAAAATGCCAGAGGGAATCAAAAAGTACATTCGCGATCCGTTCGCTCGAGGCCTGGCCGTTATTGATTGGGAAGAATGGCGTCCGTTGTGGACGCGAAATTGGGACGCCAAAGATGTATACAAGAGCCAGTCACAGCGCTTAGTAGCCCAGAAAAAACCAGACTGGACTCCGATCCAGATTAAAAAAGTGGCCCTGCAGGAGTTCGAGATGTCCAGCCGCATATTCATGCTAGAGACGTTACGGCTGGCCAAAAGTTTGCGTCCAAACCAGCTTTGGGGCTTCTACCTCTTTCCTGACTGCTACAACCACGATTATCGCAACAGCCTGGAGAACTACACAGGCCGATGCCCGGATGTGGAGGTGGCCCGAAACGACCAGCTTAAATGGCTGTGGAATGAAAGCACAGCCCTGTTTCCTTCAGTATACATGGGCTCTGTGTTGCGTTCGACATCCTTCGGCCGCCAGTTTGTCCGAAACCGGGTGAAAGAGGGAATGAGATTGGCATCGGTGGGAGAGGGTCTGGCACGTCCTGTTTTTGTCTACAGCCGCCCCACATATAACAATGAGCTGGAATTGCTGACAGAG ATGGATTTGGTGTCCACCATTGGGGAAAGTGTGGCCCTGGGCGCAGCTGGTATCGTATTCTGGGGCGATGCCAATTATGCCAGCAGCAAT GCCAGTTGTTCCAGTATAAACCAGTTCTTGCAGGGTCCACTGGGACGATATCTCCTCAACGTCTCCACAGCAGCCGAGCATTGCAGTCGCTTTCTGTGCAATTTTCACGGCCGGTGTCAGCGCAGAAATCCTGACACAAACACGTACCTCCATCTTGACCCACAGACGCATACAATAGTTGGCCAGGGGAGTGAACTGCAGGTGAAGGGAAAACAACTGAGTGTGGAAGAGCAGCGGCGGATGAGTGAAGACTTTCAGTGCCAGTGTTATAGCGGGTTTCAGGGCGAGAAATGTGACCTTGAGGACCCTCTTCAGCAGCGGGGAGACGGACATGCACTAAAAGCATTATGGATTTATCTTCTAACTCCATTGCTGCTTCATAGACTGACCTGA